In Thermodesulfitimonas autotrophica, the following proteins share a genomic window:
- the bioD gene encoding dethiobiotin synthase — protein sequence MPEEQNSAAGETSAARPPLPSVFITGTDTGVGKTVVAALLGLIYRDAGLRVAYLKPVETGAVKQGEELVPGDTKFVAELLELSDEPREMLCPYAFEPPVSPHLAALLAKRTVKVNNIRECYRYLERRYHAVIAEGAGGLLVPVGPTLMMADIARELGLPLLIVARPGLGTINHTLLTIAAALRADLQVLGVIINRYPENPGRVEKNNPKAITDFSGVPVLALVPEIPGFNPEQPDYKALEETARRVNETYRLAEKLAALAGKRRPVS from the coding sequence TTGCCCGAAGAGCAAAACTCCGCTGCCGGAGAAACGTCAGCCGCCAGACCCCCACTTCCTTCCGTGTTCATCACCGGCACCGACACCGGGGTGGGCAAAACCGTTGTTGCCGCCCTGCTCGGCCTCATCTACCGGGATGCGGGGCTACGGGTAGCTTATCTCAAACCGGTGGAAACAGGGGCCGTCAAACAGGGCGAGGAACTCGTTCCCGGGGATACGAAGTTTGTGGCCGAACTGTTAGAGCTATCAGACGAGCCCCGGGAGATGCTTTGTCCTTACGCCTTTGAGCCCCCTGTCTCGCCTCACCTGGCCGCTCTACTCGCCAAAAGAACCGTAAAGGTTAATAACATCCGGGAGTGCTACCGGTACCTTGAGCGGCGCTACCATGCAGTTATCGCCGAGGGCGCCGGCGGGCTTTTGGTACCGGTCGGCCCGACCCTCATGATGGCAGACATCGCCCGCGAGCTCGGGCTCCCGCTCCTCATTGTGGCCCGGCCTGGACTTGGCACCATCAACCACACCCTGCTTACCATCGCCGCGGCGCTGCGCGCCGACCTCCAGGTTCTGGGCGTCATCATCAACCGGTATCCTGAAAATCCCGGGCGCGTAGAAAAGAACAATCCGAAGGCCATCACCGACTTCAGCGGCGTTCCGGTGCTAGCGCTGGTACCCGAAATCCCAGGGTTTAACCCCGAACAACCCGATTACAAGGCCCTGGAAGAAACCGCCCGCCGGGTCAACGAAACCTACCGGCTGGCCGAAAAACTCGCCGCGCTCGCTGGCAAAAGGAGGCCCGTGTCGTGA